From the Coffea eugenioides isolate CCC68of chromosome 1, Ceug_1.0, whole genome shotgun sequence genome, the window AACTTCAATACCTATAAACACTTgtgtttttattctttttcttcttcttctttttttttttttttatttttttaaaatttcccaaCCAATCAAGATTACTCACTTGTCAGCTGTTTTTACTTATTAAACtgaagaaaactggaagtgtgaATTCTTAATAGAAATAGACAAGAAACTGGTAAGCCTTTAGATCCCATAGCTATGGCATTTTTTGTGGCATCATGAGGATGCAGAGTTTGAGTGTATTTATACTGTGCCAATGAGAATTGCAAGCAGTAGAAACAGCAAGTTAAGTTTTCAGATATATAATGTCATCATTGGGATAAAACAAATGCATGCATGTTTATGCCATACAAACACATATTTGTAGGCAAGTGGATAGAGTTCCAAAGCATGTCAATATGGAAAAATTTCTTAAACAGGAAATAAATCTGTTGCCTACACCTCATGAATTGTAATGTATTATGTATACCCTGGTTTTAGTATGCGAAAGCTTGTAATAGAATTCTGCTATATAACCATGTCCTATGGGGATTTCTGGATGATTAATTCCACCTGTCGGATTCCTCTTATCATTCAATGGAGTAAGCAGTCTGCATAGTTACGGCATCCCCTCTGCCCACCTGTGATTCTCATGGAAGCATGTAGTTTAGCAATTTTCAGATCTATATAGAAAAGTAAAAATTAAATAGACATCACAATATGCACTTCTTCTACCCTATGAATAATGATAATGTGAGATCATCCATTTActttttttgtgaaatatgGAACTTATGTTTTCCATTTTGAGAGTAATGTTAGCTGTTAATTGGTTTTGATTTACACTCAATTATCACTGTTATGAAGTGAATATTTCTCATGTCTCGTTTTAGGATCAACTTGGAGATGTATTGCACTGGATTCGCCAAGTGGTGGCCTTGGTCTGTGGACTATTATGGGGTGCCATTCCTTTAGTTGGGGGTATATGGATAATTTTGTAagttaatttttcctttttgttgctGAAGATGTTTTGATGAATCTGATTTTGAATCCACAGTGCTGTCATGTTAATTTTAAGTTGGGACTTGCAGTGTCAAATCTGGTCCTCCCTACACCTCCTTGCTCCTTCCACCCCCCCACCCCTTTTTGAAGTTTTTTGCTGAAAGTAGTAGCAAACTTGTTTTGGTGGAATTATTTCTAGGCAGTATTTTGTGCCTTGACAGTtcaatttggtttttttttccttttttttttaagtattgCTTTAAAAAGGAGGTGGATTTTCCTTTTAGCTGCAACATTTGGATATGTAGGTTAAACTTCTGCCAGACAAAGGGTACAAAAGCAAGGAgcaaccaaaattgaaaaaagcaACTTTTTGAAAATTGAGTTGGCTAGAGAGATAAAACTTCTATTTCACGTGACAGAGCTTAATGGGTGTTGGAGGCTGTCTAACAAATTGGACTTATATACCATATAAGGGGAGAATTAAAAGTTCATAGGGATTTTATGCAATTGACTGTTAGTTTGATGAATTTACTCTTTTGACAATTATGCATGTGGTTGGTCTGGATTATGTAAGAAAATGGTAATATACTGGGGTGAAGAAAACCAGGTTTACACAAATATGAGAAGCTTAGACTCGGACTGCTTGTGTAGTTTGTTAGCATAAAAATCCAGCCACAGAATATAGCTTGCAAAATCTCCTCGAAGATAAATATTTTGATTTGGTATTTGGTTTATATGATTAATTCAACGTGCAAAATTTTGTACCATATTTAAAATGGATAATAAAACCGTCTTGTTacttgaaattttaatgatttttCTGGATGAATGGAGCTGGGCCTGGCACATTCAAAATTAAAGTCGAACAAGAGAAAATGCAGACTATTATAAATGAACCATTCAATTGCTCTTGAAAGCATAGTGAAAATTCTGGTGGTTGAACTTTTCCATCTCATGTTTTCAGTAACTGTTTCATTGCTGTGTGTAAAGGGTCTAGTGATGAATATGGTGTTGACTGTGGTTTCCAGGTTCCTCGTGTTATCTTCTGGGATAGTTTATGGTTATTATGCTGTCATACTAAAGGTTGATGAAGAGGAATTTGGTGGCCATGCAGCTCTTCTCCAGGAGGGGCTATTCGCTTCTTTCTCACTCTTTCTGGTATTTTATAGTTCCTTCAACCCAGCATATTTTATATCTCTTTCTTTTGTGCTTTCATACTTATCATGGGGTAACCCAATTATTCACTGCTGTGTTAACTGTTATTTTTCCTGTTTCCAGCTAGCGTGGACTCTGGTATACAGTTTAGCACATTTCTGATCACCATATTCTTAGCTGTGGCACCATTTTTCTCACTGGAGGGCCTGGTACAGAAGCCATCATCAGATGTATGATTTCTGGTTTCTGATGGCCCGAAATTGACATTCTTGGTGGTTCTATTGCCTATTTCTTAGTTGTATTATTAGTCAGTGAGCTACACACTAGTTTCTAGTTCACAAGAATCGTCCCAATGAGATATTTGCGCATTTTTGTGCTGTGCCTGATAATTTGCTCTGCAAATCAAATAATTACTTTAATTCTTTtatactttttcttttgcttctgtaATTAGAAGCGGGTAAGTGACAGTAACAAATTCTGTATGTGCGCTGTGCTCCAATATTTCGATTATAAATCAAGGGAATTGAAGATGCTAGAGTGAGTTAATGCTGTTCGGGTACAACCTTGTCGTTCTTCTTGTGTACTTGTTGGTTCTAAGGCGTTGCATGAGATAAAAAGCaaactttttcctttcaaaCGCTGGTAGTGttataaacacttgatatcACAAGTTTAACTACAAAAGAGGGCAACTGCCATTATATCTACCTGTGCCGCTTCACAGAGCCACAGGGGGGAAGACAATTCCCACTTGACATCATTTACAACTTTTGCAGCAAACTGAGCTAGTTTGTGGTTGACTCTGTACCCTGATCTACTGATGAAGgagaaagtgcattgattaaaCAAATCTCCCATGTCCGGTATGTCTTCTAAGATGGTAGCTATACTGCTCTACCCACAGGTTCTGGAGTTGATCATATCAATGGCATTTTAGCAATCTGATTGAATCTGTACGTCTCCCCACTCAGCTCCCTTGGCCATGATTAGAGTTCGTCTAACGGCTTCTGTTTCTGCCACTAAAGCTGTAGCTTTTGTCAGCCTGAGCATTCCTCATGCCTGCAGTATCTTCCCTGTTCAATCTCTTGCCATTATTCTCAATCCGGTGCGGATCATTTGAGCTGAGACAGCAGCATCTGAATTCATTCTGATCACGCCTTCAGGGGGTGTTTCCCATACTTGCAGTGGCTGAGGCTGAGGCTGATTTGTTTCACCAATGCACTTATCCTTCAATTCATTCCCTGCATCCTCAAACTCCCACCATTTTTGCAGTGCTTCTGTACAACTTTCCACTCGTTGTTCCTTCAAATTGTCGTCTATTTCTAGCTTTCCATATTTGCCCCATGACATTGATTGTCAGGGCAATATGGTCTTGGCATTGGTCTCTTGCCGATGCTTGCAACATTCCTTCCTACCATCTGATCAAGTTTAACCTTACTATTTTGACCTTTTGCTCTACTTTATATgtatacccaaaaaaaataaaaaatggtgcCTGCACCATTCAAATCAAACATCTTGCCCATGCATATACTACTCAGTGTGCGCAACCTACTAAACTTGAAAGGTGATTCCAGtgtgtcaatttttttttccgcaCGGGGGAGATTCTCTACTGAGAATAGGATAAAACATTGTATTGAGAATATGACAAAACCGAGACACACTTGGCAAGGTGCGACCGGACTGCATGAACCCCTTTGAATTGCTTTGAATTCCTAATAATCCCACATAAACGTACTTCAAACGCTAGCGATTCAAGCAAGTCTCTAAGACGACATACATGGCTATTCTCCTGAACGCAAACAGGGTGGGGTGCAACACAAGATTGTTCTTTCCAGAATATAAAAGCTTCTCTTTACTATGCAATTCAACTATGTTTACATGACATGGTGTTGTCTCTATATTAGCACAAACCCGTGGCCAAGTCCTCTAATTGCCGATATGGGGAAAAAATTAGTTTACAAGGCTATCCATCTATCTTTGACATGCACCTTTACGTCCACTTGTGTCGTCTGCCTCTCCGCCGAATCAAGTAAACCCGGCCATAAACCCACCGCCTATCTGCTCTTGAGATGGATTGCTGCAATAGAACATGAGCAGATTTTAGTGCTTCAAGAAACTTAAGTTCGAAATGCAGTCTTTCTTCAAGTGGTGTTTAATGGAATATAAGAACTACTGCTGCATTTTTAGGCTGAGGACAAATGGCTTTTTCTTTAATATTCCTAGTTGCGAACAAAAGAACATAAACCTATGACTTTTCTGATCAGGGTGTGGGAGGTGGGGTGAGGGCACTTATGGAATTTGCAGCATGATTCTGTAGAACATCCTGTTAATCCCAAACTATTTGTACCTCAACCCTTGTGCGGAATTCTATGAAGCTCTCACACACATGGCATTCTGATCTGTGGCGGGAAAGCTTGGACTGATCAGATCTAACAAATGCAAAAACCTGTAAAGATGAATGCGATTACAGCTCTAAAAGCAATATTTGATGGTTGTACAGTCCAGTCATCAGACCGAAAAATCCACGCCAACAACTGAATGAGAAAGCAATGTGCAAAAGGGTTCACCATGTTTACTTTATACTGACCTCCTCACCACAATTTGGGCAAACCCCTTTTAGCGCGACCAAGTCATTCTTCCAAATCCCTTGCAATGCTCCAACTGCAATAAGGTTTTAAGTTACAAAACATTTGGGGAATAACAAGACAGAAACAAGTGTATATCTGTTCTTCTGCTTCCTTTAATGATACATCAAGAgagttaaaaacaaaaataagattcTCCCACAAGCACAAAGAATTGGACAGCAGGAGCAAACAGTATTAATTACCACATATGCCTGATAAGATGacagaaaaagaaatgaaaaatataaaGCACATTCAATAAGTTATAATAAACAAAGATTATGTAGTCTCATATCCCAGATATGAACAACCaatacattattttttttagattgCCTTCAACTCCATTCTTAACTAATGAATATCAAATTCCATGCATATCCAAATAACCACACAATTCATGTTTAAGGAAGTAAATTATGATCTGCCTTACATCATTACAGGAAATTATTTTATTCAACCAGATCTTAGGATATCAAAAGCAAAAAAGTTTTGAAGCCCAATATTACTAAAACCAAATCATGTTTGACAAGCCAAAATATCAGATCATTAAATTCAGATATATCTACATTGCTTGTTATGCAAATAGTCTCACGTTCTTAATAACTCTGTCTCAATAAACCAAAATTATAGCAGCCAACAATTTctattatctttaaaaaaataaaaaagaaaaaagaaaactctGAAGTGCTTTACATCTTTTTCTCATGTCAGGATACAGAATGTATAAAACCAAGAAAGTTGCTTGAATGTTTTCAGTCCAAATCTCCCATTCCAGCCGATTAAAACCCATAGTAAAAAGAGTTTCTGCCATATgacaatttggaaagcaagacTTGAATGGAGGAGAGAGTCATTAATAGGAAGAGAAATAGTTCAAGGaagtaaagaaacaaaatacaatttttgttttaaacacGATTAATACCACAGAACAGAACAAATGTCACACAAGGTACGAGACTTAATGCATAGTAGACTAAAGCAAGCACACTCAGGCACATAACTTGACAGTTCACCAAACAAGGGTTTAATGTACTACATCCATTCCTAAATTTCAACAAAATGCAACCATATGCATAGCTCATACAGAAGTCTCAAGCGTAATAAACCAGACAAAGAAGTCCAGCGAGCATAAAGAACCAATGACACCAAACTGATTACCTGATGCTGAAGCAATTGGAACACCTATTATGGATCCCAATGCCATGTACATCATGCCATTAAGTATAGTAAGGAACTGTAGCATAGAAGCTTGACTGGTGTGTGAAGTTGCAGAGTGAAATGCATCTTGATGATAAGCTTGACCAAGGGTGTATATAACAGGAAGCAGAAAGACTGAACCACCAAAACCAAGAATCAAAAGCCATATGCTCGCTAATGCAAACGCCTGTGAAGGATCTTCCTGCCCTACATCCATGTCAAATATTCAAGGGAAGTGAAGAAGCACAATTCCACTCAAGGACCAACATCTTACAACTTATATTCAGCAACAATAGTCTGCTTGTACAAACCCTTGCTAGACCCAAACCCACCCCACGCATAGAATAAAATATCAAATCAAAGAGACAACATCTTGTTTAGTTTAGTATTATTAAGCAACTTAAACTACAGAGCAAACTAAGATTTCCCAAGAACTTGGATGTGGTAAATCAGGATTTGCTGTTTGTAGTTAAGATGCATCACAAATCATACACACATGAATGACGACGCTTGAGAGCGTGAAAATAATTTACTGAATAGAGTTCGCATACTCTTAATTCTACATTAGTGGAGCAGCTGACAAAAGTTTTATTCAGACAATTCTCAAGACACCTTTTTTAAACTTACAAGTAAAAAAATGCGTTCGACTCAAACGAATTTCCATTATTTCCACAAACACAAAAACATAATGCCTTAGCCCATGAACtcgaattatttttatttaaaaaattacctCAGCGTCAGCATAGGTTGATTGCCGCCTAAGACTACACCTCGGATACTTCACTACATATTTCGAACCATACCACCGCAACTTCAGCTGTTTCAGCAGTCATATATTTCCAAATCAGAACACATAATCTAATCCACACaattcaagttttttttttttcaaaaaggaAAATACATAGGTAGAGGGAGAGGTACCTCAACTCTATCAAACATGTCATCTACAATCAACGGCGTACCATTATAATATGAATCCCTAGCCTAAAAGTAACCAAAAAATTAGAGATCAAATTATTCGCGGAAATTGGAAGTAATGGagtaaaatgagaaaaaaaaaagttactaaCTTCCAAAACCTACTTGACAATAGAGAGCTTCTAGGGTTTCTTTACTGGCAGTTTCAATCGGACCGACGAATATACACGACGGACCGTCGGCGAGGGGCAGGAGGTCATCAGGCGAGGCGAAGACGGATCTCCGAGCTGAATACCGGACGGATGACGGAGCTCCGACACGCGAATTTCTGGTAAGTTCAATAGCCGTCGATGATACTATCACGTGAGGCTTGACCGGTGAGCACGTGCCGGCCATCAGCCAACACTCAGAAGCCAATGATAAGCTGCAAATGGAAACCGAAATGTTTTTATGAGCGTGGATATAACTAGTGGCTATTATAAGTGGAGTGGGGAAGGTGCCTTGTTTTTATAGACTGGACAATATGACAATTATGCCCATGGAGGTTGTGGTTTGATTTCGCGCGCAAATATCTGATTTTTGTGGAACGGATATTGTCGGGCCGGAATGGGAAAGCTTACAGCACCGTTACACCGTATCTTGATTCTGAATATAAATTTTTTACGTGAAACGGTAGAAGATTTTATTAATAGTAAAAGTACAATATACAGTATATACTTAATGAGTAAGGGCTCAaccactgagctttggctcagAGCCATAAAAAAGGGATTAAATCATTCTTTGTGTTGTAGGTCAGGAGTTTGAATTCTATCTGTAGGGAAAAAAATAATGAGTAAGGACTCGATATAAGTTatacaaaaatgtattaaaatACCTAAAATTTAGGAATTCCTTGTCAAAAGCTATATTAGCCTCTTTGGCTCCTCCTTAAATAATGAGTAAGGATTTGATATGAGCTGTACAAAAGTGCACTAAGATACCTAGAATTTAAAAATTCCTCATCAAAAGctatattttgaacaagttTGCTCAATCTTTTACTTAATCTATTATGTTTAATATATGAACAATCAAATAAACATTTCCTAAACATTGAGCAAATCTCTGATGTCCTGCAGGTGTGtagaaattttgatgtcaattgaGGATGGTTCTTTGATTAGGCTTGGGACTTGATTGCAAGATGTGTGGACTTTAAAACTCTCCCACCCTTGTTCCTTCACGTTACTCAAGGCCAATTTAAAGGCCTGCAGGTAGTCTAGAATCATAGAACTAGTACTTATTTCCCTCTATTTCCATGCTGCTTGCAACTGATTCTGGTTATTTTCAGCAGAAACCCTAATTCCCATATTTTGACCTTCCTTGTGTTGTCCTACTTCCACACCTATTTTCAGTATATTTTCTTCTTCTACATACCTTTGTTCTTGTCCAAAAGTTGCTTCTATTTCTGAAA encodes:
- the LOC113783754 gene encoding uncharacterized protein RAB5IF homolog, with the translated sequence MRERKSAKFNLQEQQQQNGHLSPFKFAKLFDPDASWDKDQLGDVLHWIRQVVALVCGLLWGAIPLVGGIWIILFLVLSSGIVYGYYAVILKVDEEEFGGHAALLQEGLFASFSLFLLAWTLVYSLAHF
- the LOC113752410 gene encoding uncharacterized protein LOC113752410 isoform X1, producing MAGTCSPVKPHVIVSSTAIELTRNSRVGAPSSVRYSARRSVFASPDDLLPLADGPSCIFVGPIETASKETLEALYCQARDSYYNGTPLIVDDMFDRVELKLRWYGSKYVVKYPRCSLRRQSTYADAEEDPSQAFALASIWLLILGFGGSVFLLPVIYTLGQAYHQDAFHSATSHTSQASMLQFLTILNGMMYMALGSIIGVPIASASVGALQGIWKNDLVALKGVCPNCGEEVFAFVRSDQSKLSRHRSECHVCESFIEFRTRVEQSISRADRRWVYGRVYLIRRRGRRHKWT
- the LOC113752410 gene encoding uncharacterized protein LOC113752410 isoform X2 produces the protein MAGTCSPVKPHVIVSSTAIELTRNSRVGAPSSVRYSARRSVFASPDDLLPLADGPSCIFVGPIETASKETLEALYCQARDSYYNGTPLIVDDMFDRVELKLRWYGSKYVVKYPRCSLRRQSTYADAEEDPSQAFALASIWLLILGFGGSVFLLPVIYTLGQAYHQDAFHSATSHTSQASMLQFLTILNGMMYMALGSIIGVPIASASVGALQGIWKNDLVALKGVCPNCGEEVSIKFLHLLDLISPSFPATDQNAMCVRAS